Sequence from the Cervus elaphus chromosome 19, mCerEla1.1, whole genome shotgun sequence genome:
TAACAGCCCAATTCAAAGGGAGTCAGGCCAAAGGCTTAATACCACAGTGCTAATAAAATAGCCCCTCTTCCAAAAGGAATTGAGTCAAAGACTGAACCGACACAGTTATAATGAAACAGCCCCTGACCCAGTGGAATGAACCAAAGGCTAGCCAATTCCAGGAGGAACAGCCCCCAACCCCCGTTCCAGAAGGAATCCTGCCAAAGATGAGCACAGTTCCAATTCAAAACGGCCAATttcaaaaatcagttcagttcagttcagtcgctcagtcgtgtccgactctttgggaccccatgaatcgcagcacgccaggcctccctgtccatcaccagctcctggagttgactcaaactcatgcccatggagtcggtgatgccatccagccacctcatcctctgtcgtccccttctcctcctgccccgaatccctcccagcatcagggtcttttccaatgagtcaactctttgcatgaggtggccaaagtactggagtttcaacttcagcatcagtccttccaatgaacacacaggactgatctcctttaggatggactggttggatctccttgcagtccaagggactctcaagagtcttctccaacaccacagttcaaaagcatctatttttcggcactcagctttctttatagtccaactctcatatccatacatgaccactggaaaaaccatagccttgaccagatggacctttgttggcaaagtaatatctctgctttttaatatgctttctagtttggtcataactttccttccaaggagtaagcgtcttttaatttcatggctgcagtcaccatctgcagtgattttggagccccaaaaaataaagtctgacactgcttccactgtctccccatctattttccatgaagtgatgggaccagatgccatgatcttagttttctgaatgttaagctttaagccaactttttcactctcccctttcactttcatcaagaggctttttagttattcttcactttctgccataagggtggtatcatctgcatacctgaggttattgatatttctcccagcaatcttgattccagcttgtgcttcttccagcccagcgtttctcatgatgtactctacatataagtaagCAGGCAAATTCAAAAATCAGGCATATGTCAAATaactcacacacatacagaacAAAGTCTTAGCCAGAAAAGACATAGCCTTAAAAGAGATGCCCAGTAAAACCTGGAGGGCTTCAAAATGCAAATAGGGCAGAAGCTTATGTCCAGAAGAAAGACTAACTCTTAGATCCCAGGGCTGACAAGAAAAGCAGTGAGCAGCAATGAGTTCAATGTGAGCTTCACACTTGTCTACCACCACAAGCCTGGAAATCATCAGGGTCTTCTTTGGATCTCCATGCATGCCACCTAAATGTTGACTTAAATAGACTGCCAGCAATTTCTCCAGTAGAAATGAGTTTGCTTGGGATCAACAAAGAATTGCAGTTTGGGGTCTCCAACTGTGGCCAGCCACATGCCAGTCCCCCCACAGCAAGGAGAGaaggactttttttaaaaagggaaaaggaaggtgGGAGCATATAGCAAACAGAGTCTGTTGGAGGACTTTGGAGAGTTTGAAGTATAGTGGCTTTTCAGGGACTGAGTTGTGAGAGTCTCTCATTGGCTGAGCTCTTGCCAGGCAAGGAAAGCttttcttcctgttgggctctgctatTGTCATAGTGCATGAGAgctcctctttctgacttcccaACTCTattttaattgaggtttctgtttatcAGTTTTGCACTATCCATCTCCttttttaaagttgctttttTACTCTGTCAGTTTAGATCTTTGtaacctctccccaccctcatTCTTTCTATTAATCAACATATATTCCTCTTCATTATTAAATTCACTATGAAATGGAGCTTTGAACATTGGAGAAATATGAATCTCAGCTTTTCAAGAATCTTCAAATGTTCTATATTGTTTTCTAACTTCTTATATTATCTCAGTTTAGCATCTTGGGCATTCTAAAATGTAATCTCAAATTATATCAGCTACAGTGATATTTAACCATGGCGCATCATCAATAAATATGTGCATATACCTATACATACAAAGAGTTGCATATAATTTTATGCACAAGTCTTAGAAAAATACACCTGTTCTGTGTCCTCATATCCTGCCACTCTGCTACACATACCTTAAATTCCAACCATATTAGACCATGAGCAACTTGAGGACTGACAGTTTTTATGCAAAAACCCTCCCTCATACACCCCATGATACTATCTCAAATATCTCCACCAAGTAAGTCAGCCCCTAGAATGTCTCTCTTGAGGTCTTTCACaatgttttcattctctctttacCTGCTACCTGTTACCTGGATAGCTTGGGAAACGTTtgggaaagataaatatcattttCCAGATTTTAGTCTCTGATATTCTTCCTAAAGTAAATTCGTTTATTCTggtggaaaataatttttccctAAAGAACTTGGGCTTTGCTCATCTTGATGAAAACaggtttcagttttatttaaattttatatctgtTTGACTCATGTCAACTCAAAAGGGTGTTCTTTGAtgtcttttgatttctattttccaGGTTTCTTGAGCACAGGGGATCAGGCTGCAAAAGGAAACTATGGACTCCTTGATCTCATACAGGCTTTAAGATGGACTAGTGAGAATATTGGATTCTTTGGTGGTGACCCCTTAAGAATCACTGTTTTTGGATCTGGTGCTGGGGGCTCATGTGTCAATCTGCTGACTTTATCCCATTATTCTGAAGGTAACCGTTGGAGCAATTCAACCAAAGGTATTATGCAGGTTGCAAATTTTGACAATTTTGGTGTCTGCATGCCACCACCATCAATAGTATGTGATGCTCTGTATATATTTCTCTGTTTAAACTAAATGTTAGAATGAACTCAATAACTGTTTAAAACCTTGTTTCTTCAGCTTCTCTATGCATGTTTAAATTTTTGTCAAACTCTTTGTTTCCTGTGGAGCTTGGTATGGATGCCCTTACAAGCACACTTCAGAATAATTAACATTACAGTAACTTTTCTCTCCTCCAAAGGGTGATTTTGGGGAAAATCAAAGATGTTCACAGTTCTGTTATGTTGATTCAGTAATCAAAATCAAAGacctggttttttttaaaaattatcatttaacGCAAGGCTTGTATATAATCTATTTTCTAGATGGTAAACGTTTTAAACCCTTTACTAGTATGAAGATAATAAGGAAGCGGTCGTTAGCTAGTTCGTCTGGAAACGTCATTTTCACTTGCCTGAATAGGGGACAGACGTTTGATTATTTTGCATGCATGATCCAAAATTGTCAAAGCATTAAGGTCACTAGTAGAGcttttgattaaaaagaaaaatatgtttgattttgttctttttctatttgcaactccaaaaatgttattttttccccctgacGCCTAGCAAAGCAGCCTGGAGCACTAAGGCTGGTTAAATCCATGAGATATTGTTTTTGTCTCCATTTTCTGGCCTTGACATCTTTTTTCCAAGATGCCTGTGCAAGGCTTATCATGCTGCTCTTTATGAACTCCCATTTTACCATGAGTTTAGTCACCCATTCTTATAGCATTATTAACTTGAAATAACCACAAGAACAGAAGTGTTTTGTTGGAGAAGTCTGTAAAGTAAATACTTTCTCTCCATTATACATACAGAATAGATAGGAAAAGAGAGAATACATATCAACATAGACCATCTTATGTTTTCTGCTTTTCCATTGTCAGTTTATAGATATTAAGAAAGTATACACTGTCAGTTTTAAATCCTGAAGCTTGTCAGTTTATAAGACTAAATTTTATTATATGAGCACCAGACACAGAATATTTGTTTTTGGCATCAAAGACATTAATGTCAAATTTCAGAATAACAGTCATTAAATGAGTTTATATATTTGGAGGATCACATATTATTATTGACTTAATTTGTAGACATAGTTTACGTAACTTCTCAGTTGTATTAGTAGAGTTCTGATTCGAGATGACACATGTATGACACATGTATGAGAACTCTTCCAAAGTATGGAGATTTTGGTCTTCAGTGAAAtgacttattttgaaataataaagttagttgtttttttctttaactgagcAGATTAGAATGTTCTAGCTTGAAGACTACACTAATGCCAGTACTTACCTAGGATAATATTAGCCAATCTTTTCAGACTTCTTAGGGTCCTTTGGTCTCAAAGGCTATTTGCACTgattttttctcaaatttttttctaaatgtaaagTGAACATGGGTATCAAAGCCATTTTCAGCCAGTATAAAACTAGCATTTTATAAAGAGATGAATCAATTAGTTCATCAGCTAGTGTTGCTATTCATCAATCAATCTATGTGGTAAACCGTGGCAGATGGCTGTGCAAACAGGTGAAAATGTAGCATTCCAGCACACACACTCTTCAAGGAAATCTATCCATGCCTGGCTAGATAAATGTACTTATGTGTGATCTAGTTCTAAGCTTATTTCTAGTAACAAAGCTGCCTAAATTGACCAGGAGATGCTCAGAAGGGGTCTTGGAATCATCAGGCTAATTTTATCTCCATTGCAGACATAGACTTTAAAGTTTGGGAACTTCCCAGAGCTGCAACAATTCTTAGGCCTGTAACAATCATGGGTACAAGCACTCTCACTAATGATAAAATATATGGATTTTCCCAGTGCCATCTAGATGGCATATTTCAGACTATATTAAATGTGATATGTATTTTTTCTGGCATATTTAGTTAATGTCATTAagtccctaaaatgggaaagaatcttATAGGAGTCTTATTTTAGCTATAAAGTTTTTAAGCAGTGAAATATGTCTCTGAGCCAATATTGACAAACACAAGTTTAAAAAGTTATTCGTACTATAGGTATTCTCTTTGCTGTAGCAAActggaaatattttcataaagatgtcagaaatcaaaacaaatatttattagtattGTTTGactttttgaatattttagaatTATCTGGAAACATTATTACAGGTATTTTGAATTCATATATgtgtttggagaaaaaaataaaaggtttgcTTCTAATTTAGTCATTACTTTAGCACCTTTGTGAAAAAGAGTTCTTATACATTAACACATATGAATGATTGAGCATGTGTTTGAATAACTGAACTACAAAGCTGTATTTGGAAATTGATaataaaggtaatttttaaaatagaatagagaaattatatttttaaaatgagaattctATTAGAAAATTCCCTAATAAGTAAAGTTCATTTATAAATTTGAATGGTATGCAGTTCTTATCAAGCTGCATATGGAACcatgatttataatttttaaatgtaattaagtGAAAAGCAATGGACCATGTACTTTTCATCTTTTATGATAAAATATAGCAGTGCACATTCAACAGTGGAAAAAGTTAAATCACCCTCCATCCCCACTAAATCCTTCTGCTGATGGTTTTCTCTTTAACCTAGCAAATACACTGCAAATGTTATACCTTCCTCAGAAAGATGAGTATTCAACATACTGtgtctgatacaaagagctggaAAGAGTATGTCTAAAATGATATTCTGTTTTGTGTGCCTTTAGGGCCATCCCCAGGGTATTAGCAAATTCCCAGCCCCAGTAGTTATGTAAACATATCAACAattgttttcaaataaattttgattaaaacaaacacacagagcCATTTTGAAGAAAGATACATGCAGCCAAATTGGAGGAAATATCCTCAAAAGACAATACAAAGTCTGATGTAGAGCTAAAGGGGAGAAAGCCCAATCTGACTGGCTGTGACAGTAACATAGGTGTGTACATGCTGAGCAAATAAATACTTGAGACTTCTTTTACCACTACTATTTAcacattttccatttctccttgCTTACTGCCTTTTTGAGACAGGGCACAATCTAGATCTCTTTCTTCTCAAAGTAGTTGCTACTGAAAGCAGAAGACTCAAATCCATCTTTCCAATTCATTGTACCCTGGGGATGACTTTGTGTACCTTCTCTTAAGCAAAAATGTCTCTATCTCCCTGTTTCTTGAGTCATATCTGGGTTTTTATAGACACATCTCAAATATCAGATTTGATTGTTTTACCACAACATTATTCAAAGGTCatctgaaatgttttattttattttttcccataggACTCTTTCAACGAGCAATCGCTCAAAGTGGAACAGCCCTTTCCAGCTGGGCTGTTAGTTTCCAACCTGCAAAATATGCTAGAATGTTGGCCACAAAAGTTGGTTGCAATGTTTCAGATACAGTAGAGTTAGTGGAATGCCTGCAGAAGAAGCCTTACAAAGAACTTGTTGACCAAGATATTCAACCAGCACGATACCACATAGCCTTTGGACCTGTGATTGATGGTGATGTGATACCGGATGACCCTCAGATACTGATGGAGCAAGGAGAGTTTCTCAACTATGATATAATGTTAGGAGTTAACCAAGGGGAAGGATTAAAATTTGTTGAAAATATAGTAGATAGTGATGATGGTATATCTGCTAGTGATTTTGACTTTGCTGTTTCCAATTTTGTTGATAACTTATATGGATATCCTGAAGGCAAAGATGTTTTGAGAGAAACCATTAAATTCATGTATACTGACTGGGCTGACCGTCATAACCCTGAAACCAGAAGGAAGACATTATTAGCTTTGTTTACGGACCATCAGTGGGTGGCACCAGCTGTAGCTACAGCAGATCTTCACTCAAATTTTGGTTCACCCACATATTTCTATGCCTTTTACCATCATTGCCAAACAGATCAGGTTCCAGCTTGGGCTGATGCAGCTCATGGAGATGAGGTTCCCTATGTACTAGGAATACCCATGATTGGACCTACAGAGTTATTTCCTTGCAATTTCTCCAAAAATGATGTGATGCTGAGTGCAGTCGTAATGACATACTGGACAAATTTTGCTAAAACTGGGTAGGTACCTAAGGAATGAAGTTTGCTATACTTTAGTAAAAATATCCTCTTAAGCacttaaaatatacatgttttgtgtccaaattatttaatttaataggTTAATGCCAACAATATTTAAGTTCCTTTATTCAAAATTTATATTTGTGGTGTTTCAGAAATCACtgctttattcttattttgtaaAGCTTATTAAGAAAGTCTTTTATCTTTATTGTATTActcaataattaaatttattttgtttctttttttaattacacaggatttattattattattcaataaTGACAAGTTTCATTTTATAGAGATTTTCAGTTTACAGTACTGTATGCCTTTTGATCCTCCCAAGTACTTTGTGAGGAGAGCAGGTCAAATACcataatcccattttacagaaaaagggCCTCAGGCTATGAAAGCTTTACATAGATATATACAAATGTCTAGTATATAGCAGCATTAGGACTCTGATCCTCACCTGCCATTTTCAAATCCCAACTTTTTCCCACTGCTGTCTCTGCTAGCTTGCCTATGAGAAAACTCACTTGTACttgaattttttaatctttggatGTGTAGCAGTCCATGGGTAGAGAGAACAAGAAAGTGAGATTTACTCAAATTACATTATCAACCATTTAACAACCTGCCTGAGATGGAATTGCTATTTCTAAATTAACCCAAGTTATATTAAAACAGTCTAAAGCCTTGCTGAGTTACCTCTTCAATTAAATGTTAAACTAGTgctattgtgatttttaaaagaataaagcaaatttCTTTCTCATAATTTCTCTTTTCTAGTGATCCAAATCAACCAGTCCCTCAAGACACAAAATTCATACATACCAAACCCAACCGCTTTGAAGAAGTAGCATGGACCAGATATTCCCAGAAAGACCAACTTTATCTCCATATTGGATTAAAACCAAGAGTTAAAGAACATTACAGAGCCAATAAGGTAAACCTCTGGTTGGAGCTGGTACCTCATCTGCATAATCTCAATGACATTTCTCAGTATACCTCGACAACAACTAAAGTGCCATCAACTGACATCACTTTCAGACCTACAAGAAAAAATTCCATACCTGTCACATCAGCCTTTCCCACTGCCAAGCAGGATGATCCCAAACAACAGCCAAGTCCATTTTCAGTGGATCAAAGGGACTACTCAACAGAGCTGAGCGTCACTATTGCCGTTGGAGCATCACTGCTGTTTCTGAACATCTTGGCCTTTGCAGCCCTGTACTACAAAAAGGATAAGAGGAGACATGACGTTCACAGGAGATGCAGCCCTCAGCGCACGACTACCAATGACCTGACCCACGCACAAGAAGAGGAGATCATGTCCCTCCAAATGAAGCACACTGATTTGGATCATGAATGTGAGTCCATCCATCCACATGAGGTGGTTCTTCGGACCGCCTGCCCCCCAGATTACACACTAGCTATGAGGAGGTCACCTGATGATGTTCCCTTAATGACACCCAACACCATTACAATGATTCCCAACACTATACCAGGGATTCAACCCTTACACACATTCAATACTTTTACTGGAGGACAGAACAAtactctgccccatccccacccccacccccattcacATTCAACAACCAGGGTATAGCCAGATAAGAGAAACAAACTATTTTTTTGATGGATTGCAGTAAAAGATTACTGAAGATTCCTTGGCTTTCAACCTACAAGACTCTTACTATTTAAATAAGGAGGAATATTATGTGAATATACATATCAAGAACTTTGGgggttttggaaaaaaaaaaaagaattgtacatatatacacaaatcaaCTTTAAAAGTGAATTTCAATTGCTTGAAGCAATTGTTCTGAATGATACTTTTTCATTCACATTCAAgaattaattttttgaagatttaTGTTACATAATGGAATTAGGCATGTGGAACACCAAACAGGAAAGAACTGTgtctgaaatataaaatataaaaattttaaaaataaccatgaaTATGCACAAGGGACACACCAATGGAATGTCAGATAATTTTCACCAGTTTTTATTTGGAGCTGTTTTATTGTGTAGACCATATTTACATATTTGGATAAGTATACAAAGCACCAATGCTGTTAATGGCCTTAGCAGAGGCTCATGCTGAAATTTGCCAGTAAAACAAAGAAGTTTAAAGACTGGCAGGTACAACATTATCACATAAGTGCTGTCAGTATAAAGTTGTGGGGATAAAGGAAACTGGATATTTTTAGCACGATGTGCATGATAATTTATATGCTTGGTGGCTGTGCTGCTGATTAAGCCGTAATTAAAATTCTTCTCATCCCATTGAAGTTTTTAATAGAAGCTTCCTCCATCAATTGGCAGAACCTAAAGAAGAATTTAGGGGGCAAAagtaattacaataaaataattcACAGTAGTTTTGTTAATAGAAGGAATTAGTTACTAAATGTATCTGAAGAAACTATAGGTATAGTGGTGAATACTCGCTGATAtgaatcccagaaaaaaaaaatttcctgtgtttttaatgttcttttcattCCCATctaaatatttctagaaatataacCCTAATTGGACATGTGTTATAGGATCTATAATTTGCTGTGGTTTTTGTTATTCTGTATTTTGTTCCTTTGGGTAAGGTGAAGTGTGTCCAAAGAGTAACTTGCAAGTCTTTATGATCTGAGGATGCCCCAAATTACCAGTCTGATTACAGTTCTCAGTTCATTGATTTACTCATGTTGCATGACAAAATGTTTACTAATAATAATTCAATATAAAGTTATGTCCCTTCTCACGTCACTTATCTTTCTCACTGAGGTTCATTCACTGGAATTTACTCACACAGTCTCAATAGATTGCAACGTAGATAAAGAACCTAGAAGGAGCGTCAACACCTGGAGGATTGTAGTCTTACACGTATGTgtgattttaaatgaatattctaAGACCACAGAAAACTCTTCATCCCCTTGTTGTTTACCAGTAACAGTATATCACAGACCTTTCCAAATGTTTGTATATGTAATCAGAtgtacatttatattaaaaaaattgagatgGACTTAAAGAGCACATCCTGATAAATACTTTCTCTCTTACCTGTACTATATTTCTATTAGACTAaagttatgtgatttttttttacattttttcagatGACTAGCAATTTTGATAGTTTGTAAGATAATGCAAAGAACTTTCTCTGACAAACTAACTGCAGTAACAGAAACCTTTCTTTTCAGTTACTCTTTTTCAAGAATGAAAGcttattatacaaaaaaaaaattgtatactaCTTGATGGAAACAACTTTGTACATCTTGGCCATGTCACTGGTCATTGCgtgaaataaagataataatgacTATTAGTCCAATGCTAAGAGACATGATCTTTGCTCATTAAAGAGCTAAAATGTTTAttgctgttttgtctttttttaaaaaacaaaaaaagaagaaaaaatatgaaacatgACTGTCTCAGAGAGTCATTTCTCTAGACCAGTCGGGTTTTTGAAGACATGTAGGTAACTTCTACAGAAGACACACTGTGTATTTAAAGTCAAGTCTTATCTAAAATGAAACTGATGAAACActaattttattatgaatttataAGCCCAGGAACTCATGGAAAGTATTagcattgtattttttaatacctCTTCTTGTGAAAGTGGCGTGGAAATAAAATGTGCCAATCGTTTTCAGTTAGAAACACACGTTCCAATTCTGATCATCAAGAAATAGGTCTACTGGAAGTAAATGTGCAACATTTATGAAATACAATGTCTAGGttcccagtatcagggtgatTAATTTCCCATAAAGTAGTGGATAGAAAGTTATCCttctaagaaaattttaaagtgttgAGCAAGACTTTAAGCtaacaataaagataaaaatcttctattttgaagaatttatttacttgTAATTCCCCCTCCCAATTATTAACTAGCAGTAAAATGTAGATGTTGCTCCATAACTTCAAATAAAAATCTGTTGGAAGcaaaaaaagtcttcaaaatcCAGAGCGGTCTATGTTCAGTTTTTGCCTGATGTGATTATGCTTTTAGGCTGTGAACTGCCAACATAAACATAAAGATTGTTTTGCATCTTAAATATTGTTTAATCAGAAAACTGTCTTTTACCATATTGATTAaacaaaagataaagacaaaaatagaaatgaCAGCAAAATAAGATATAAATGAAATCTTTCATATGCATTACTTCACTTAACAAAACCATTCTATTTTAATGATGGCCTTATTTATATCTATCTACTTATTTGTTGCTCTTAACTTATCTGTTACTTGATCTACCTAGCTATcataacagacatttattttatactaaTTTAAGGAAATGACCTAGGAAAACAAAGCATAGccctattttgtttttattaatgtaGCAAAAACTTTGTGGACGATAAAGCAGCTCTAAGTTTTATTACTGTTTGAGGTCATGATGATGTCATTGTGAGCATTAGTTGCTAGTTTTATATAAAACAGCagctagttttctgaatgtaaaatgatgtaCCACAATAAATAGAACATTAAGAGCTGTTTTTAAAGCTGAAACGAATTTTATGCAATAAGATTTTGAATAATGTTATTAGATTTTAcccaaatgttttaaatatattatttagatGATGgttttctgtagaaaacaagtcacaaaattaaaatagtatttttgtcATTAATTCAGATTTCCCTGCCTCTGCTGAAACTGAAAATAGCCAAGGCTGCTTACAATTTATACAAACATTAagccaaaattaattttatttcattgtcttcagttcagttcagttcagtcgctcaatcatgtccaactctgcgaccccatggactacagcactccaggcttccctgtccatcaccagctcccggagcttgctcagactcatgtccatcgagtgggtgatgccatccaaccatctaatcctctgtcgtccccttctcctcccactttgaatctttcccagcatcagtgagtcagttcttcgcatcagatagccaaagtattggagtttcatcttcagcatcagtccttccaatgaacattcaggactgatttcctttaggatggactcgttgaatctccttgcatccaagggactctcgagtcttctccaacaacacagttcaaaaacatcagttctttggtgctcagtattctttatagtccaactctcacatccatacatgactactggaaaaaccatagctttgactatatggacctttgttagcaaagtaatggcttagcttttgaatatgctactaagttggtcatagcttttgttccaaggagcaagtgtcttttaatttcatggctgcagtcaccatctgcagtgattttggggcccaaataataaagtctcactgtttccattgtttccccatctatttgccatgaagtgatgggactggatgccatgatcttagttttctgaatgttgagtttaaagccaactttttccctctcctctttcactttcatcaagaggctctttagttctttggtttctgccataagggtggtgtcatctgcatatctgagtttatgaatatttctcccagcaatcttgattccagcttgtgctttatccagcctggcatatcacatgatgtactctgcatataggttaaataacaaggtgacaatatacagccttgatgtactcctttccctatttggaaccagtctattgttccgtgTCCACTGTtgtttcttaacctgcatacagatttctcaggaggcaggtaaggtggtctggcattcccatctccttaagaattttc
This genomic interval carries:
- the NLGN1 gene encoding neuroligin-1 isoform X1 → MAVPRCTWPDYVWRAVMACLVHRGLGASLTLCVLSCLLHAAHVLSQKLDDADPLVTTNFGKIRGIKKELNNEILGPVIQFLGVPYAAPPTGEHRFQPPEPPSPWSDIRNATQFAPVCPQNIIDGRLPEVMLPVWFTNNLDVVSSYVQDQSEDCLYLNIYVPTEDGPLTKKQTDDLGDNDGAEDEDIRDSGGPKPVMVYIHGGSYMEGTGNLYDGSVLASYGNVIVITVNYRLGVLGFLSTGDQAAKGNYGLLDLIQALRWTSENIGFFGGDPLRITVFGSGAGGSCVNLLTLSHYSEGNRWSNSTKGLFQRAIAQSGTALSSWAVSFQPAKYARMLATKVGCNVSDTVELVECLQKKPYKELVDQDIQPARYHIAFGPVIDGDVIPDDPQILMEQGEFLNYDIMLGVNQGEGLKFVENIVDSDDGISASDFDFAVSNFVDNLYGYPEGKDVLRETIKFMYTDWADRHNPETRRKTLLALFTDHQWVAPAVATADLHSNFGSPTYFYAFYHHCQTDQVPAWADAAHGDEVPYVLGIPMIGPTELFPCNFSKNDVMLSAVVMTYWTNFAKTGDPNQPVPQDTKFIHTKPNRFEEVAWTRYSQKDQLYLHIGLKPRVKEHYRANKVNLWLELVPHLHNLNDISQYTSTTTKVPSTDITFRPTRKNSIPVTSAFPTAKQDDPKQQPSPFSVDQRDYSTELSVTIAVGASLLFLNILAFAALYYKKDKRRHDVHRRCSPQRTTTNDLTHAQEEEIMSLQMKHTDLDHECESIHPHEVVLRTACPPDYTLAMRRSPDDVPLMTPNTITMIPNTIPGIQPLHTFNTFTGGQNNTLPHPHPHPHSHSTTRV
- the NLGN1 gene encoding neuroligin-1 isoform X2, which encodes MAVPRCTWPDYVWRAVMACLVHRGLGASLTLCVLSCLLHAAHVLSQKLDDADPLVTTNFGKIRGIKKELNNEILGPVIQFLGVPYAAPPTGEHRFQPPEPPSPWSDIRNATQFAPVCPQNIIDGRLPEVMLPVWFTNNLDVVSSYVQDQSEDCLYLNIYVPTEDDIRDSGGPKPVMVYIHGGSYMEGTGNLYDGSVLASYGNVIVITVNYRLGVLGFLSTGDQAAKGNYGLLDLIQALRWTSENIGFFGGDPLRITVFGSGAGGSCVNLLTLSHYSEGNRWSNSTKGLFQRAIAQSGTALSSWAVSFQPAKYARMLATKVGCNVSDTVELVECLQKKPYKELVDQDIQPARYHIAFGPVIDGDVIPDDPQILMEQGEFLNYDIMLGVNQGEGLKFVENIVDSDDGISASDFDFAVSNFVDNLYGYPEGKDVLRETIKFMYTDWADRHNPETRRKTLLALFTDHQWVAPAVATADLHSNFGSPTYFYAFYHHCQTDQVPAWADAAHGDEVPYVLGIPMIGPTELFPCNFSKNDVMLSAVVMTYWTNFAKTGDPNQPVPQDTKFIHTKPNRFEEVAWTRYSQKDQLYLHIGLKPRVKEHYRANKVNLWLELVPHLHNLNDISQYTSTTTKVPSTDITFRPTRKNSIPVTSAFPTAKQDDPKQQPSPFSVDQRDYSTELSVTIAVGASLLFLNILAFAALYYKKDKRRHDVHRRCSPQRTTTNDLTHAQEEEIMSLQMKHTDLDHECESIHPHEVVLRTACPPDYTLAMRRSPDDVPLMTPNTITMIPNTIPGIQPLHTFNTFTGGQNNTLPHPHPHPHSHSTTRV